TGAACGCATGAATGACTGGATGGATAAGTGAGACAGTGTCAGAGCTAGGCTAGACTATACTTTCAGGAATAGAAGTGTATCAGCATCTAATTAGTTTAGGATAGTGACTTATTCTGTTACCACGAGCTCCTCAGAAATCTTGTTTGAGTGATGTTGGTTGCAGACACAATGCCAGGTGCCCATAGAAGCTGATACACCATGCAGgcatttttaagtaattttcattctcttttatcgTTTAATTTATCAGTGTTGTTGCTTATCAGTAGATTTCCAAGTGTTGAAGAGATTTTTTTGTCAGCTCCATCATGGGACACTCAAGTTAATGAACTGCACTGCACATAACATTACTCACATTATGTCTTCAGGAATGGCAATGGGCAAAGATTCTTGTTTCTACCCCACCCCCAGTTATTTGAACACCCAATAACAGCTATGTGGAGCAATTATAATGCTCATTTCAAAGGCAGCttttagaaatgaagaggaacaggagagaaataaaaatggaaaggtgAAGGCTGTGAACATTTAAACTGTCtgatggaagaagaaaagctTTTAGACTTGTTATAATTGGAATGGCACATGTAGGTCTCAAAGGAATGAATATTCAGGCAATTGGAAAATACCTTTTCAAGTATAGGGCCAAGGAAGGAAGTCAACAGCAGGTGTGGGTGTGTAAACAAGTCAAATTTAGGTGAAAGAAGAGCAGGCATGTTTCATTATAGATTCCTGGAAGCCATTCCCTGCAGATTTGAGTGGGTAATTGAGAGTGACATTTAAAGTGGCAGGAGACAGTCTGGGCAATAGCTTGCATTTTCCACATAGTCAGGTTCAAGTGCAAGACAGGTCTTGTAAACAGAGTTCATGGCAGTCCTTTGTGATAGAGGAGGGGATCACTAAGACTGCTTAGGGACCCAGGTAAACTTCCAGCCTCCCTCTTCATCTCGACGAACAAAGGCTTGTCCCTGGTGGAAGGAGTGAGTTTTCACATTACAGTGAGGGCTCAGGGATGTGGAAAAGGCCATCTCTGTCTTATTGGGTGACACATCAGAAGTATAGTAAGGAAGAGTTTGTAGTCCTCCTGGGGGATTTGGAAGTTGAGAAAGGAAGTGAAAATCTTCCCTGTGGCTGGCAGTGCTGTGTGAGGGGGTTGTTCTGTCACCTCCATAGTCAATTGGCAGATCTTCCCCAGAGGCACCGGGATAATCAACTGCATCATTCAGAAACTGGGGAAATGTGCTTGTGGTCCGTCTGGGATGAGACGAGAGGGCACTGTAGTTAGCTGATGAGGTGTCATCAATGGTGTTGAGGTCTTTCAACCCCAGTGTTTGAAGAACCCAGGGATccacagggggcccaggttgtTCACAGTTAGCAAATTCACTAGAGAGGTTTCTTTTGGCATTTTTATGATGGGGAATCTCAGGAGGAAAATATCCTTGCTCTTTGggtttcctcttcccctttctgaATTTTCCACGTGCTTTGGAGAACCCATCTGATGACAGCAATTTCTGGGgaagtaatatttgaaaatacacaGTCAGATAATCAAC
This Phocoena sinus isolate mPhoSin1 chromosome 4, mPhoSin1.pri, whole genome shotgun sequence DNA region includes the following protein-coding sequences:
- the GMNC gene encoding geminin coiled-coil domain-containing protein 1; this translates as MNTVLPCQDQYFVGGQSYNCPYSGTTSESSVDVSTETWVSFWAAGLLDNREPQQAPQAQESSSDSNFPVLNSCSWEEAQLSSQLYRNKQLQDTLVQKEEELARLHEENNHLRQYLNSALVKCLEEKAKKLLSSDGFSKARGKFRKGKRKPKEQGYFPPEIPHHKNAKRNLSSEFANCEQPGPPVDPWVLQTLGLKDLNTIDDTSSANYSALSSHPRRTTSTFPQFLNDAVDYPGASGEDLPIDYGGDRTTPSHSTASHREDFHFLSQLPNPPGGLQTLPYYTSDVSPNKTEMAFSTSLSPHCNVKTHSFHQGQAFVRRDEEGGWKFTWVPKQS